The Fictibacillus arsenicus genome contains a region encoding:
- a CDS encoding chemotaxis protein CheC, producing MDFTKINHIHLDILREIGNIGAGHAATALSTMLNKAVDMKVPSVKVISFEEITEMVGGSENIVASVFLRIVGDAPGCMFFMLPIEQAEKLLGDLLGGEVVQLTEGLHSEMTISALQEVGNILSGSYLTSFSDFTGLSLQPSVPATSIDMAGAILSFGLLEISAVSDFAIVIDTAFTDIKRLDEVKGHFFLLPDPESFAKIFNALGVPMDE from the coding sequence ATGGATTTTACAAAAATCAATCATATTCATCTAGATATTCTGAGGGAGATCGGCAACATCGGAGCAGGCCATGCAGCAACAGCTTTGTCCACCATGCTGAACAAAGCTGTTGATATGAAAGTGCCATCTGTAAAAGTTATTTCATTCGAGGAAATCACCGAGATGGTTGGCGGCTCGGAAAATATTGTAGCATCGGTTTTTTTAAGGATTGTTGGAGATGCACCAGGATGTATGTTCTTTATGCTGCCTATCGAACAAGCGGAAAAGCTTCTAGGGGACTTATTAGGGGGAGAAGTTGTACAGCTTACTGAAGGCCTACACTCAGAGATGACAATTTCTGCTCTGCAGGAAGTAGGGAATATCCTTTCAGGGTCGTACCTTACATCATTTTCGGATTTCACAGGACTCAGCCTGCAGCCATCTGTTCCGGCAACGAGTATAGATATGGCAGGAGCGATCCTTAGTTTTGGGCTTTTAGAGATATCTGCAGTCAGCGACTTTGCAATTGTAATAGATACTGCTTTTACAGATATAAAAAGATTGGATGAAGTAAAAGGACACTTTTTCTTATTGCCTGATCCTGAATCATTCGCAAAAATTTTTAATGCACTGGGAGTTCCGATGGATGAGTGA
- the dxr gene encoding 1-deoxy-D-xylulose-5-phosphate reductoisomerase encodes MKFVSLLGATGSIGKQTLDVIASHPEQFRLSSMSVGKNIDAAEEIIREFKPEICAVQNESDAQVLRSQVETSTKIVSGMEGLIEAAVSTESSVVVNSVIGSVGLLPTLKAIEANKTIALANKETLVTAGHLVMEKAKKHNVDILPVDSEHSAIYQCLNGEDRNRVEKLILTASGGSFRDRTRDELKNVTVKDALNHPNWSMGAKITIDSATMMNKGLEVIEAHWLFSFDYSKIDVILHKESIIHSMVEFVDTSVIAHLGQPDMRVPIQYALTHPERLELVNGKRLNLWEAGKLHFQKMDYDRFRCLKLAFEAGNIGGLMPTVLNAANEKAVELFLDGKISFLDIEEMIERAMLQAENMNQPELDAIQETDKRTRYFVESLLNKGR; translated from the coding sequence ATGAAGTTTGTAAGTTTATTAGGTGCAACAGGATCAATCGGTAAACAGACTCTTGATGTTATTGCATCCCATCCAGAACAATTTCGATTAAGTTCGATGTCAGTCGGTAAAAATATTGATGCAGCAGAAGAGATCATCCGGGAATTCAAACCTGAAATATGTGCCGTACAGAACGAATCTGATGCCCAGGTACTCAGGTCGCAAGTTGAAACGTCTACAAAGATTGTTTCTGGGATGGAAGGACTTATAGAAGCGGCGGTTTCTACTGAATCATCTGTAGTCGTTAACTCTGTTATAGGCAGTGTCGGATTACTTCCCACATTAAAAGCCATCGAGGCAAATAAGACGATAGCTTTAGCGAATAAGGAGACGCTCGTTACTGCTGGACATCTTGTAATGGAAAAAGCTAAAAAGCACAATGTTGACATTTTGCCTGTAGACTCAGAACATTCAGCTATTTACCAGTGTCTAAACGGTGAAGATAGAAATCGCGTGGAAAAACTGATCTTAACGGCATCTGGCGGGAGTTTTAGAGATAGGACGCGTGATGAGTTGAAAAACGTTACCGTCAAAGACGCTTTGAATCATCCTAACTGGTCGATGGGAGCAAAGATTACCATTGATTCAGCGACAATGATGAACAAAGGGCTGGAAGTAATTGAAGCTCATTGGCTATTTTCATTTGATTATTCGAAAATAGACGTCATTTTACATAAGGAAAGTATCATACACTCTATGGTAGAGTTTGTTGATACAAGCGTAATTGCACATCTTGGACAACCTGATATGCGTGTGCCGATCCAGTATGCTCTTACACACCCTGAAAGACTTGAATTAGTAAATGGGAAAAGGTTAAACTTATGGGAAGCCGGCAAGCTCCATTTTCAGAAGATGGATTATGACCGTTTCAGATGCTTGAAATTAGCATTTGAAGCAGGAAACATTGGCGGCTTAATGCCAACTGTATTAAATGCTGCAAATGAAAAAGCAGTGGAATTATTTTTAGATGGAAAAATATCATTCCTCGACATTGAGGAAATGATTGAACGTGCTATGCTGCAGGCTGAAAATATGAACCAGCCTGAATTGGATGCTATACAAGAAACGGATAAAAGGACTCGGTATTTTGTTGAGTCACTACTAAACAAAGGCAGGTAA
- the pyrH gene encoding UMP kinase, producing the protein MTTSKYKRVVLKLSGEALAGEQTSGIDPKIVQSIAEQVKEIVELDVEVAVVVGGGNLWRGKTGSEMGMDRASADYMGMLATVMNSLALQDSLENIGVQTRVQTSIEMRQVAEPYIRRKAIRHLEKKRVVIFAAGTGNPYFSTDTTAALRAAEIEAEVILMAKNNVDGVYSADPKLDENAVKYTTLSYLDLLKDGLAVMDTTASSLCMDNDIPLVVFSIMEEGNIKRAVAGEKIGTVIRGKN; encoded by the coding sequence ATGACTACTTCAAAATATAAACGAGTTGTCTTGAAACTTAGCGGAGAAGCGCTAGCTGGTGAACAAACATCTGGAATCGATCCAAAAATTGTTCAATCCATAGCTGAGCAAGTGAAAGAAATTGTAGAATTAGATGTAGAAGTTGCTGTTGTTGTAGGCGGTGGAAACCTATGGCGCGGTAAAACAGGCAGCGAGATGGGTATGGATCGTGCGTCTGCAGATTACATGGGCATGCTTGCTACTGTGATGAATTCATTGGCTCTTCAAGACAGTCTTGAAAATATCGGGGTTCAAACAAGAGTACAAACATCTATTGAAATGCGACAGGTTGCAGAACCTTATATCAGAAGAAAAGCCATTCGTCACCTTGAAAAAAAGCGAGTAGTTATTTTTGCTGCAGGAACGGGTAATCCTTATTTCTCTACAGATACTACAGCAGCACTTAGAGCGGCTGAGATCGAAGCGGAAGTTATTTTGATGGCTAAGAATAATGTTGATGGTGTTTATTCAGCTGATCCAAAACTGGATGAAAATGCGGTTAAATATACAACGTTATCATATCTTGACCTGTTAAAAGACGGATTAGCCGTGATGGATACAACAGCTTCTTCTTTATGTATGGACAATGATATTCCTTTAGTTGTCTTCTCGATCATGGAAGAAGGAAATATTAAGCGTGCTGTCGCAGGTGAAAAAATTGGAACGGTTATAAGGGGGAAAAACTAA
- the rpsB gene encoding 30S ribosomal protein S2 gives MAVISMKQLLEAGVHFGHQTRRWNPKMSRYIFTERNGIYIIDLQKTVKKVEECYNVMRNIAADGGKILFVGTKKQAQDSVKEEAERSDMYYINQRWLGGTLTNFGTIRKRINRLKDLEKMQEDGTFDVLPKKEVILLKKEMERLEKFLGGIKEMNKLPDALFVVDPRKERIAIAEARKLNIPIIAIVDTNCDPDEVDHVIPGNDDAIRAVKLLTGKMADAIIEANQGGEETAEAAEEETTA, from the coding sequence ATGGCAGTAATTTCAATGAAACAATTGTTAGAAGCTGGTGTACACTTTGGTCATCAGACTCGCCGTTGGAATCCGAAAATGTCTCGTTACATTTTCACAGAAAGAAACGGTATCTACATTATCGATCTTCAAAAGACGGTAAAGAAAGTAGAAGAATGCTACAATGTTATGCGTAACATCGCAGCAGACGGCGGAAAGATTCTTTTCGTTGGTACTAAAAAGCAAGCTCAAGATTCAGTAAAAGAAGAAGCTGAACGTTCTGACATGTACTACATCAACCAGCGCTGGTTGGGTGGAACATTAACAAACTTCGGTACGATCCGCAAGCGTATCAACCGTTTAAAGGATCTTGAAAAAATGCAGGAAGACGGTACTTTCGATGTTCTTCCTAAGAAAGAAGTAATCCTTCTTAAAAAAGAAATGGAACGTCTTGAAAAGTTCCTAGGCGGAATTAAAGAAATGAACAAGCTTCCTGATGCATTATTCGTAGTTGACCCTCGTAAAGAGCGTATTGCGATTGCTGAAGCTCGTAAATTAAACATTCCGATCATCGCTATTGTTGATACTAACTGTGACCCGGATGAAGTAGATCACGTTATCCCTGGTAACGACGATGCTATCCGTGCAGTTAAACTTCTAACTGGAAAAATGGCTGATGCTATCATCGAAGCTAACCAAGGCGGAGAAGAAACAGCAGAAGCAGCTGAAGAAGAAACAACTGCTTAA
- a CDS encoding phosphatidate cytidylyltransferase, giving the protein MKQRIITGVIAAVLFIGITLYGSWPFSLLILLLAGIGMYELLRMKRMEQTFIGLVGYLLTILIALPEQWMKVIDPFTKTDAIILAVLLLLVVTVVHKNKTEYNDISFVLFSSLYVGFGFFYLVETRILENGVQLLFFVLFMIWATDSGAYFVGKSMGKRKLWPIISPNKTIEGAVGGIFFSILVAVIYYAASFVDLSLLPILIISVLVGVFGQIGDLAESAFKRIYDVKDSGSLLPGHGGILDRLDSALFVFPLLHVLHLFG; this is encoded by the coding sequence ATGAAACAACGGATTATTACAGGTGTAATCGCAGCCGTTTTATTTATTGGGATTACCCTTTACGGCAGCTGGCCATTTTCATTATTAATCCTTTTACTTGCAGGAATCGGTATGTACGAACTGCTTCGGATGAAGAGAATGGAACAGACATTTATCGGGTTGGTCGGCTATTTATTGACTATCTTAATTGCTTTGCCCGAACAATGGATGAAAGTGATTGACCCCTTTACTAAAACAGATGCAATTATACTTGCAGTACTATTACTATTAGTTGTAACGGTCGTCCATAAGAATAAAACGGAATATAATGATATTTCATTCGTTTTGTTCAGTTCACTTTATGTAGGATTTGGATTCTTCTATTTAGTTGAAACTAGAATATTAGAAAATGGTGTTCAGCTTTTATTCTTTGTTTTATTTATGATTTGGGCAACCGATTCTGGTGCTTATTTCGTTGGAAAATCTATGGGGAAAAGAAAGCTGTGGCCTATTATCTCACCAAACAAAACGATAGAAGGGGCAGTTGGCGGTATATTCTTCAGTATTTTAGTTGCAGTAATCTACTATGCTGCAAGTTTTGTTGATCTGTCACTTTTACCGATACTTATTATTTCTGTGTTAGTTGGAGTCTTTGGTCAGATTGGAGACTTGGCTGAATCTGCGTTTAAAAGAATTTATGATGTGAAAGATTCAGGCAGCCTTCTGCCAGGACATGGGGGAATCTTGGACAGACTGGACAGTGCGTTGTTTGTATTCCCTTTGCTGCACGTACTCCACTTGTTCGGATAA
- a CDS encoding DUF6115 domain-containing protein has protein sequence MNGIIFISLLLNVVCIYFIYLLWKKIVENHKSTESTDHIEELLELFSQEMRYENERLHKLISDFSKNEQDRYKIHEKPVETGIEAINSFELNEENNEEDDEVHIESETKPDTHKVIILSKQGYNAEQIAKMLNRGKGEIELLLKFYA, from the coding sequence GTGAACGGTATTATCTTTATTAGTCTGTTATTAAATGTTGTCTGTATTTATTTTATATATTTACTTTGGAAAAAGATTGTTGAGAATCATAAAAGTACTGAATCAACAGATCATATTGAAGAGCTGCTGGAGCTTTTTTCACAGGAGATGAGATACGAGAATGAGCGGCTGCACAAACTTATCTCTGATTTCAGCAAAAATGAGCAGGATAGATATAAAATTCATGAAAAACCAGTTGAAACAGGAATTGAAGCGATAAACAGTTTTGAATTAAATGAAGAAAATAATGAAGAAGATGATGAAGTACATATTGAATCAGAAACAAAACCTGATACACATAAGGTGATTATTTTATCAAAGCAAGGTTATAATGCTGAACAAATAGCTAAAATGCTGAATAGAGGAAAAGGTGAAATTGAGCTGCTTTTAAAATTTTATGCTTAA
- the rseP gene encoding RIP metalloprotease RseP — translation MNTVIAIIIILGALIFFHELGHLLLAKRAGILCREFAIGFGPKVFAFKKGETVYTIRLLPLGGFVRMAGEDPEGIELKAGHRVGLIFNNANVVEKIIVNHREKYPVQKTITIEKADLERELYLTGFENEESGTATYKVKEDALFVADHQEMQIAPYNRQFGSKTIMQRTLAIFAGPAMNFLLAFIILVAFSLIQGIPTNESRLGTLQEGAAADKSGLVEGDKIVAIQGEKMDDWKELVSVIQQNPGEKLMFTINRGGEEKVVPVTLGSRKGPDNKNEGFIGAHPFTESSFVGSLEYGAKQTWFMTTAIFTGIGQLVTGQHGIDQLSGPLGIYEYTDQAAKAGVYMLLQWAAILSINLGIFNLLPLPALDGGRLLFLGVEALRGKPIDPQKEGLVHFIGFAFLMLLMLVVTWNDIQKIFLS, via the coding sequence ATGAACACTGTGATAGCCATTATCATCATTTTAGGGGCTTTAATATTCTTTCATGAACTAGGACATCTTTTGCTGGCAAAAAGAGCTGGTATTTTGTGCCGGGAATTTGCAATAGGATTTGGCCCGAAAGTGTTTGCCTTTAAAAAAGGGGAAACAGTTTATACGATTCGTCTATTGCCTCTTGGAGGATTTGTACGAATGGCTGGTGAAGACCCTGAAGGCATCGAATTGAAGGCAGGTCACAGAGTTGGTTTAATTTTTAACAATGCAAATGTAGTAGAAAAGATCATTGTTAATCACCGTGAAAAATATCCGGTGCAAAAAACGATTACGATTGAAAAAGCAGATCTAGAGCGTGAATTATACTTAACAGGATTTGAGAACGAAGAGTCCGGAACGGCTACTTATAAGGTTAAAGAAGATGCCCTGTTTGTAGCAGATCATCAAGAAATGCAGATTGCTCCTTATAATCGTCAATTTGGTTCTAAAACAATTATGCAAAGAACGCTTGCGATCTTTGCAGGTCCTGCGATGAACTTCTTGCTTGCGTTCATTATTCTTGTTGCATTTTCCCTCATACAGGGTATTCCTACGAATGAATCAAGACTTGGAACACTTCAGGAGGGCGCTGCTGCAGATAAATCAGGGTTAGTTGAGGGAGACAAAATTGTAGCCATCCAAGGTGAAAAAATGGATGACTGGAAAGAACTTGTTTCTGTTATTCAGCAAAATCCTGGAGAAAAATTGATGTTCACGATTAATCGTGGAGGAGAAGAAAAAGTTGTTCCGGTAACTTTAGGTTCTAGAAAGGGACCTGATAACAAGAATGAAGGATTTATTGGAGCACACCCATTTACTGAATCTTCATTTGTGGGATCACTTGAATATGGTGCTAAACAAACATGGTTTATGACTACGGCGATCTTTACCGGGATCGGACAGCTTGTTACCGGTCAGCATGGTATTGATCAACTTTCTGGACCGCTTGGTATTTATGAGTATACGGATCAAGCAGCAAAAGCCGGTGTGTATATGCTGCTGCAATGGGCTGCCATATTAAGTATCAACTTGGGTATTTTTAACCTTCTGCCTTTGCCGGCATTGGACGGAGGAAGACTTCTGTTCTTAGGTGTTGAAGCACTTAGAGGGAAGCCGATCGATCCTCAAAAAGAAGGATTGGTCCACTTTATCGGATTTGCTTTCTTAATGCTGTTGATGCTTGTAGTAACATGGAATGATATACAAAAAATATTTCTTAGTTAA
- a CDS encoding chemotaxis protein CheD, whose translation MSEIIKVGIADINLVSPPDTIRTTGLGSCVGVILYDDGKRIAGMAHVMLPESALIKSSSINIGKFADTAVNALYDMLIKKGAAAKGIKAKIAGGAQMFQFSSGSEMMRIGPRNVESVKLHLNHLGIPLIASDVGGNSGRTIEFNPLNSQLIIKTVNKGTKII comes from the coding sequence ATGAGTGAAATTATAAAAGTTGGGATAGCGGATATCAACCTCGTATCCCCTCCTGACACAATAAGAACAACAGGGCTTGGTTCTTGCGTAGGAGTTATTTTATATGATGATGGCAAAAGAATAGCCGGAATGGCACATGTGATGCTGCCTGAATCTGCTTTGATCAAGTCATCTTCCATTAATATAGGAAAATTCGCGGATACCGCTGTAAACGCTCTTTATGACATGCTTATAAAAAAAGGTGCTGCTGCAAAAGGCATTAAAGCGAAAATAGCGGGAGGAGCCCAAATGTTTCAATTTTCTTCTGGAAGCGAAATGATGAGAATCGGTCCAAGAAATGTCGAAAGTGTAAAGCTTCATCTTAACCATCTTGGTATTCCGCTTATTGCAAGTGATGTCGGGGGGAACAGCGGGAGAACAATTGAATTCAATCCGTTAAATTCTCAATTGATAATAAAAACAGTAAATAAAGGTACAAAAATTATCTAA
- a CDS encoding FliA/WhiG family RNA polymerase sigma factor, with product MTEPSLVEEQSCWEKWNTSRDREAGDELLRAYLPLVNYHVQRISVGLPKSVNKDELRSLGMLGLYDALKKFEPERDLKFDTYASFRIRGAILDGLRREDWLPRSLREKTKKVEAAIEKLEQENLRSVSAKEVAEELGLSENDVTTVMSESFMANVLSIDEENKETESREKVSYTIEDKKAITPENSLLQEELHVELALVIKELSEKEQLVVSLFYFEELTLTEIGQVLGLSTSRISQIHSKALFRIRQVLQRYM from the coding sequence ATGACGGAGCCATCTTTAGTAGAAGAACAATCTTGCTGGGAAAAGTGGAATACTAGCCGTGATCGAGAAGCAGGTGATGAATTGCTTCGTGCCTATCTGCCTCTTGTTAACTATCATGTTCAAAGAATATCGGTTGGACTGCCAAAAAGCGTCAATAAAGATGAACTCCGGTCCCTCGGGATGCTCGGCTTGTATGATGCTTTAAAGAAATTCGAGCCAGAGCGTGATTTGAAATTTGATACTTACGCTTCTTTTCGAATCCGAGGAGCAATATTAGATGGTCTTCGAAGAGAAGATTGGCTGCCCCGCAGTCTTCGGGAAAAAACAAAAAAAGTAGAAGCTGCTATAGAAAAGCTTGAACAAGAGAATCTTCGTTCTGTAAGTGCGAAAGAAGTTGCTGAAGAACTGGGTCTTTCAGAGAATGATGTTACTACGGTAATGTCTGAAAGCTTCATGGCTAATGTGTTATCTATTGATGAAGAAAACAAAGAAACTGAAAGCCGGGAAAAAGTAAGCTATACGATAGAAGATAAAAAAGCAATAACTCCTGAAAACAGTTTGCTTCAGGAAGAACTTCACGTAGAACTTGCACTCGTTATAAAAGAACTATCCGAAAAAGAGCAGCTTGTTGTAAGTTTGTTTTACTTTGAGGAATTAACTCTGACTGAAATCGGACAAGTACTCGGTTTATCTACATCAAGAATTTCTCAAATTCATTCTAAAGCACTTTTTAGAATCAGGCAGGTTCTTCAACGATACATGTAA
- a CDS encoding DUF342 domain-containing protein — protein MDHWFSIKLLEKETIAILVKKSGVEINPEEVTYDLLSAWINSKGIKQGILSEVIHEIAENIVTFHSPVEIAKGVLPVHGEPARLIPAAEARSLINNPENEKIDFKRLFTIPTVTFGQLIARKREASDGTPGITVFGEPIPAKRGKDVKVKNGENSVFNEENLGVYAAASGEVSYRSNCVNVYPVYKVDGDLSLKTGHIDFVGNVHVTGDVPSGFKINAQGDVRIEGVVEAAEIVAAGNIVVGGGVLGQGKGSIRCGGNFTSLYINQGNIMAGENIEAAQSILHSYCEAGKNIICISGKGNIAGGTCIAENMITANEIGNETYSKTLIYMKLQEPQPNNTFSGDGKIKELQLNLEKLQQLKDALIRQAGNSNRLDQATVSKIDNTIDQTSAKLSELYIEKTNFAIKDQINSSHVIIKGTLHPNVEISIGKYKRRVQSPFQSAKVYMEEKEIIINSL, from the coding sequence ATGGATCATTGGTTCAGTATAAAATTATTAGAAAAAGAAACGATAGCTATTCTAGTAAAAAAGAGCGGCGTTGAAATTAATCCTGAAGAAGTAACCTATGATCTTCTATCTGCCTGGATTAATTCAAAAGGAATCAAGCAAGGAATACTGAGTGAAGTAATTCATGAGATTGCAGAAAATATCGTGACCTTTCACTCTCCGGTGGAAATCGCTAAAGGGGTACTGCCTGTTCATGGTGAACCTGCACGATTAATACCTGCTGCAGAGGCGCGTTCATTAATAAATAATCCGGAAAATGAGAAGATTGATTTTAAACGTCTTTTCACCATTCCGACTGTTACATTCGGACAGCTTATTGCACGGAAACGGGAAGCTTCTGATGGAACACCTGGTATTACTGTTTTTGGCGAACCTATTCCAGCCAAAAGAGGAAAAGACGTAAAAGTTAAAAATGGAGAGAATTCAGTTTTCAATGAAGAGAATTTAGGTGTTTATGCAGCGGCGAGCGGTGAAGTAAGTTACAGATCAAACTGTGTGAATGTTTATCCGGTTTATAAGGTAGACGGCGATCTATCTTTAAAAACGGGTCACATTGATTTTGTTGGAAATGTTCATGTTACAGGTGATGTCCCGTCCGGTTTTAAAATTAATGCACAAGGTGATGTGAGAATAGAAGGAGTAGTTGAAGCAGCAGAAATTGTAGCTGCCGGCAATATTGTAGTGGGCGGCGGGGTTCTCGGTCAAGGCAAAGGATCAATACGCTGCGGAGGAAACTTCACTAGTCTGTATATTAATCAAGGTAACATTATGGCTGGCGAAAATATTGAAGCAGCTCAATCTATTTTGCACAGTTACTGTGAAGCGGGCAAAAACATCATTTGTATAAGTGGAAAAGGAAATATAGCAGGAGGTACATGTATTGCTGAAAACATGATAACTGCTAATGAAATTGGAAATGAGACGTATTCAAAAACGTTGATATATATGAAACTGCAGGAACCGCAACCCAATAATACATTTAGTGGTGATGGAAAAATAAAAGAATTGCAGTTAAATCTTGAAAAATTGCAGCAGCTAAAAGATGCTTTAATCAGGCAAGCTGGAAATAGCAACCGATTAGATCAGGCAACGGTCAGCAAAATAGACAATACGATCGATCAAACTTCTGCTAAATTATCAGAACTGTATATAGAGAAAACTAATTTTGCTATAAAAGATCAAATTAACTCGTCTCATGTCATTATTAAAGGGACATTGCATCCAAATGTAGAAATCAGTATAGGAAAATATAAACGAAGAGTTCAGTCTCCATTCCAGTCAGCAAAAGTTTATATGGAAGAGAAAGAAATAATAATAAATTCCTTATAA
- the frr gene encoding ribosome recycling factor gives MAKEVLTQAEEKMQKAIGALRREYSTLRAGRANPSLLDRVQVDYYGTPTPINQLAGVTTPEARLLVIQPYDKTAMGDIEKAILKSDLGLTPSNDGQVIRIAIPALTEERRKELVKLVKKFAEEAKVALRNIRRDANDDLKKLEKEAEITEDELRRYNDDVQKLTDKFTAEVDSVSSNKEKEIMEV, from the coding sequence ATGGCTAAAGAAGTTTTAACTCAAGCTGAAGAAAAGATGCAAAAAGCAATCGGAGCACTAAGACGTGAATACTCTACTCTTCGTGCAGGAAGAGCAAATCCTTCATTATTAGACAGAGTGCAGGTTGATTATTATGGAACACCAACTCCAATCAATCAATTAGCGGGTGTAACTACTCCAGAAGCAAGACTTTTAGTTATCCAGCCTTATGATAAAACGGCAATGGGTGATATCGAAAAGGCGATTTTGAAGTCTGATCTAGGTCTTACTCCTTCAAACGATGGTCAAGTGATTCGTATCGCTATTCCGGCGCTTACTGAAGAAAGAAGAAAAGAATTAGTTAAATTAGTTAAGAAATTTGCAGAAGAAGCAAAAGTGGCACTCCGCAATATTCGCCGTGATGCGAACGATGATTTGAAGAAGCTTGAAAAAGAAGCTGAAATCACTGAAGATGAACTTCGCCGCTACAACGATGACGTTCAAAAGCTTACTGACAAGTTTACGGCTGAGGTTGACTCTGTAAGTTCAAATAAAGAAAAAGAAATCATGGAAGTATAA
- the tsf gene encoding translation elongation factor Ts: protein MAITAQMVKELREKTGAGMMDCKKALTETDGNMEAAIDYLREKGIAKAAKKADRIAAEGLTSVIVDGNKAVILEVNSETDFVAKNENFKNLIAELGNHLLATEPASVEDALASEFNGTTVNDYINAAIAKIGEKLTLRRFEILKKDENAAFGAYLHMGGRIGVLSVVEGTTEEEVAKDVSMHVAAVNPKYISRDEVSEEEVARERKVLTEQALNEGKPENIVAKMVEGRLGKYFEDICLNDQSFIKDPDQKVGKYVASKGATVKAFVRFEVGEGLEKREDNFAEEVMSQVKK, encoded by the coding sequence ATGGCTATTACAGCTCAAATGGTTAAAGAATTGCGTGAAAAAACTGGCGCAGGTATGATGGATTGTAAAAAAGCACTAACTGAAACAGACGGAAACATGGAGGCAGCAATCGACTACCTTCGTGAAAAAGGGATCGCGAAAGCTGCTAAAAAAGCTGACCGTATCGCTGCTGAAGGTTTAACTTCAGTAATCGTTGACGGTAACAAAGCAGTTATCCTTGAAGTGAACTCTGAAACAGATTTCGTTGCGAAAAACGAAAACTTCAAAAACTTAATCGCTGAACTAGGTAACCACTTGTTGGCTACTGAGCCTGCTTCTGTTGAAGATGCATTGGCTTCTGAGTTTAACGGAACTACAGTTAATGATTATATCAACGCTGCAATTGCGAAAATTGGAGAAAAACTTACACTCCGTCGCTTCGAAATCTTGAAAAAAGACGAGAATGCTGCATTCGGTGCATACCTTCACATGGGTGGACGCATTGGAGTACTTTCAGTTGTTGAAGGCACTACGGAAGAGGAAGTTGCTAAAGATGTGTCTATGCACGTAGCAGCAGTAAACCCTAAGTATATCTCTCGTGACGAAGTTAGTGAAGAAGAAGTAGCACGCGAGCGTAAAGTGTTAACTGAACAAGCACTTAACGAAGGCAAGCCTGAAAACATCGTTGCTAAAATGGTTGAAGGACGTCTTGGAAAATACTTCGAAGATATTTGCTTAAACGACCAGTCTTTCATTAAAGATCCAGACCAAAAAGTAGGTAAATATGTAGCTTCCAAAGGTGCTACTGTTAAAGCCTTCGTACGTTTTGAAGTTGGAGAAGGTCTTGAAAAGCGTGAAGACAACTTCGCTGAAGAAGTAATGTCTCAAGTGAAAAAGTAA
- a CDS encoding isoprenyl transferase: MLDKLFFRKKSHEQKWDLDDNIPSHVAIIMDGNGRWARKRALPRIAGHHEGMKTVRKIVKEANRIGIKVLTLYAFSTENWKRPREEVDFLMKLPGEFLNTFLPDLIKENVQVRIMGKKELLPIHTVKAVDQAISQTENNTGLILNFALNYGSRDEITAAVKAIGTDIKNGTLDPSQINESTIENHLMTQGLSDPDLLIRTSGEVRLSNFMLWQLAYSEFWFTEVYWPDFSEDHLREAVSQFAQRGRRFGGV; this comes from the coding sequence ATGCTTGACAAGCTTTTCTTTAGAAAAAAAAGTCATGAACAGAAATGGGATCTTGACGATAATATTCCATCACATGTAGCAATAATTATGGATGGAAATGGCCGCTGGGCTAGAAAAAGAGCATTGCCGCGGATCGCAGGCCATCATGAAGGCATGAAAACCGTCAGGAAAATAGTAAAAGAAGCGAATAGAATCGGAATAAAAGTTCTTACTCTATATGCTTTTTCAACCGAGAACTGGAAAAGACCTCGTGAGGAAGTTGACTTCCTTATGAAGCTTCCCGGTGAATTTCTGAACACGTTTTTGCCAGATTTGATTAAAGAGAATGTCCAAGTGAGAATAATGGGTAAAAAAGAACTGCTGCCAATACATACTGTAAAGGCAGTCGATCAAGCAATCAGCCAAACCGAAAATAATACAGGGCTGATTTTGAACTTTGCTTTAAATTATGGAAGCAGAGATGAAATCACCGCTGCCGTCAAAGCGATAGGGACGGATATTAAAAATGGAACGCTTGATCCCTCTCAAATTAATGAATCTACTATTGAAAATCATCTAATGACACAAGGGCTTAGTGATCCGGATCTTCTAATCCGTACGAGCGGTGAAGTACGCTTAAGCAATTTTATGCTTTGGCAGCTGGCTTATTCAGAATTCTGGTTTACTGAGGTTTATTGGCCTGATTTTTCAGAAGATCATTTACGAGAAGCTGTGTCACAGTTTGCCCAGCGGGGCAGAAGATTTGGCGGGGTTTGA